One genomic region from Alteromonas pelagimontana encodes:
- the sbcB gene encoding exodeoxyribonuclease I, translating to MSNTEPTMLWHDYETFGVSPQKDLPCQFAAVRTDTDLNPVGKPINIMNQIANDYLPQPEACLVTGITPQLTLRDGMIEAEFARQIHEAMSLPNTCVAGYNSIRFDDEVSRYLFYRNFYDPYGREWRNGNSRWDIIDLVRACYALRPEGIEWPLREDGSPTFKLEELSKANNLDHGRAHDALSDVYATIALAKLIKTCQPKLYDYMYSLRSKHNVLDKFDLSKPSVLLHISSRLPAAQGCCTWVMPVAMHPHNPNAVIVIDLAKSPDVLVNEPVEEIRERLYSSQEDLGDVSRPGLKLIHINRSPFITTAKAMTPENAQRLGMDRETCLANFKVLAAVPDIVDKAVAVYQQENDNTQYDADHALYSGGFINNEDRRWCDDVLQSAPEMLDTLGERTQNIQLRTMLFRYRARNYPQTLTVDETRRWQAHRKARLTDNTSPASVTLETYLLTIEQLAQRYNGDVKKQGILRALYQYAENL from the coding sequence ATGAGCAATACTGAGCCCACTATGTTGTGGCACGATTATGAAACCTTCGGCGTCAGTCCACAAAAAGATCTGCCCTGTCAGTTTGCTGCCGTTCGCACCGATACGGATTTAAATCCAGTAGGCAAGCCTATCAACATCATGAACCAGATTGCGAACGATTATCTTCCTCAACCTGAAGCTTGTCTGGTTACCGGCATCACTCCTCAACTTACGCTGCGCGACGGCATGATAGAAGCAGAATTCGCTCGTCAGATTCACGAGGCGATGAGTTTGCCCAACACCTGCGTAGCCGGATACAACAGTATACGCTTTGACGATGAAGTCAGCCGCTATCTGTTTTATCGAAATTTCTATGATCCATATGGGCGCGAGTGGCGCAACGGGAATAGTCGCTGGGACATTATTGATTTGGTTCGCGCGTGTTACGCGTTACGTCCAGAAGGGATTGAATGGCCGCTACGGGAAGACGGTTCACCAACCTTTAAGCTTGAAGAACTGAGCAAAGCTAACAATCTTGACCATGGCCGTGCTCACGACGCGTTATCAGATGTCTATGCAACCATTGCTTTGGCCAAACTGATAAAAACCTGCCAGCCCAAACTTTATGATTATATGTATTCGCTACGCAGCAAGCACAACGTACTGGATAAATTCGATTTATCTAAGCCCTCGGTGTTGCTGCACATTTCATCGCGTTTGCCAGCAGCTCAAGGTTGTTGTACCTGGGTGATGCCAGTGGCCATGCACCCACACAACCCAAATGCAGTTATCGTTATTGATTTAGCCAAATCCCCTGACGTCCTTGTGAATGAGCCTGTTGAGGAGATCCGGGAGCGGCTTTATTCTTCCCAGGAAGATTTAGGAGATGTCAGCCGTCCCGGCTTAAAACTTATTCACATCAATCGTTCCCCATTTATCACCACAGCCAAAGCCATGACGCCAGAAAACGCACAACGGCTGGGAATGGATAGAGAGACGTGTCTGGCGAACTTCAAAGTTCTGGCAGCAGTACCTGATATTGTAGATAAAGCAGTAGCGGTTTATCAGCAGGAAAACGACAATACTCAGTATGACGCTGATCATGCGCTATATAGCGGTGGGTTTATAAACAACGAAGACCGCCGCTGGTGTGACGACGTACTGCAATCCGCGCCCGAAATGTTGGATACGCTGGGTGAACGCACGCAAAACATTCAGCTGCGTACTATGCTATTTCGATATCGCGCAAGAAACTACCCGCAAACGCTGACGGTCGATGAAACGCGACGGTGGCAGGCTCATCGGAAGGCAAGATTGACCGATAACACCTCACCCGCTAGCGTCACATTGGAGACCTATTTACTCACCATTGAACAGTTAGCCCAGCGCTATAACGGCGATGTAAAAAAACAAGGGATTCTCAGAGCACTTTATCAATACGCTGAAAACCTTTGA
- a CDS encoding DUF342 domain-containing protein: MIGVTISFDDSRNYVDITLEPAAFEKEVDVKAIHAELLSGEFEKLYISQGSLKSACDKANHHFKIKDNTPVKERIGERRNAEVEFKIAEDALSVRLILTAPYGGLLPSATNIRNMALENKIKRGIGLKRIENLLIKAKDAEPGEMVEGEIAKGLPPRNGRNSRFVPLVPNALERVLRPQVSDGSRVDMRNLGEVICVKVNAEVLKRMPPGKGRNGYDVRGNVLEARDGEWLDFKMGNGTAVSSSNPNLLISTISGMPKYQDMVMNVDDTYICSGVNVGTGHVTYDGAVLVNGDVTEKMLIKASGDVTINGFVESARIESGGDIIITEGAMGKVNDNASNYSCQLIATGSIHVQHGQGIDIQCSGNITIGRQLAYSRLRCGGSVTVGQIDNPQGNLFACDIVSQAAVTAGTLGAVSGSTLKIDFSPGFNLLLERKDTLDELLRHLRENNIRHKEKIDLIKQKLVPSELHQKVEDALELYKNETALLHWIEMKALEMKQAKDSYQRDIKLVANKRLYAGVSVKLNNRSWRSEREYDRSAVKYEGHQWHYQPIV; encoded by the coding sequence ATGATAGGCGTAACCATTTCTTTTGATGATTCTCGTAATTACGTTGATATAACGCTCGAACCTGCTGCATTTGAAAAGGAAGTCGACGTTAAGGCAATTCATGCTGAGTTGCTATCTGGCGAATTTGAGAAGCTGTATATCTCGCAAGGTTCGCTCAAATCAGCGTGTGACAAAGCCAATCATCACTTCAAAATCAAAGATAACACACCTGTCAAAGAAAGAATTGGTGAACGTCGCAATGCTGAAGTGGAATTTAAAATAGCCGAAGATGCCCTGAGTGTGAGGCTCATACTAACTGCCCCGTATGGCGGTCTATTACCCTCCGCGACTAATATCCGAAACATGGCGCTTGAGAATAAAATCAAACGGGGGATCGGGCTGAAGCGGATTGAAAACCTGTTAATTAAAGCGAAAGACGCTGAACCCGGAGAAATGGTAGAAGGTGAAATTGCCAAAGGACTACCGCCCCGCAACGGGCGAAACTCCCGCTTTGTTCCTTTAGTTCCCAATGCGCTTGAAAGAGTACTTCGGCCACAAGTCAGCGATGGTAGCCGCGTTGATATGCGTAATTTGGGTGAAGTGATATGCGTTAAAGTTAATGCAGAAGTACTTAAACGAATGCCGCCCGGCAAAGGTCGTAATGGCTACGATGTACGAGGAAATGTGCTGGAAGCTCGTGACGGCGAATGGCTGGATTTTAAAATGGGCAACGGCACAGCAGTGAGTAGTTCCAATCCTAATCTTCTGATATCGACCATCTCGGGAATGCCAAAGTATCAGGATATGGTGATGAATGTCGACGATACCTACATTTGTAGTGGTGTAAATGTCGGCACTGGCCATGTAACCTACGATGGAGCGGTATTGGTAAATGGCGATGTCACTGAAAAAATGTTGATAAAGGCCAGCGGCGACGTAACGATAAACGGCTTTGTTGAATCTGCTCGTATTGAATCCGGGGGTGATATTATTATTACCGAGGGCGCAATGGGAAAAGTGAATGACAACGCATCAAATTATAGTTGCCAACTCATTGCGACAGGGAGCATCCATGTTCAACACGGTCAGGGAATCGATATTCAATGTTCAGGCAACATTACTATCGGCAGGCAGCTCGCTTACAGTCGGTTACGTTGCGGCGGTTCTGTGACTGTAGGGCAAATTGATAATCCTCAGGGCAATTTGTTTGCCTGTGATATTGTCAGTCAAGCCGCTGTTACAGCAGGTACTTTAGGCGCCGTATCAGGCAGTACCCTGAAAATAGATTTTAGCCCCGGTTTTAATTTGCTTCTTGAACGAAAAGACACCCTTGATGAGTTGCTTCGCCATCTACGGGAAAATAATATCCGTCATAAAGAAAAAATAGACTTGATTAAGCAGAAATTAGTGCCGTCAGAATTACACCAGAAAGTAGAAGACGCACTGGAGCTATATAAAAACGAAACCGCGCTACTCCACTGGATAGAAATGAAAGCGTTGGAAATGAAGCAAGCAAAAGACAGTTATCAAAGAGACATTAAATTGGTCGCGAATAAGCGTTTATACGCAGGTGTGTCCGTCAAACTGAACAATCGCAGCTGGCGCTCGGAGCGAGAGTACGACCGCTCAGCAGTAAAATATGAAGGGCACCAATGGCACTACCAGCCTATTGTGTAG
- a CDS encoding phytase yields the protein MKKISALSLLALLTSSELAGCQQTVDSTAEETALTLQSIPVSGKGLRPITHEGSRYFLITSEQRGLIILDDQHNPVASLAGHYSQSDMRVLNDDTMLIVALDNNSNETRLIRYQWQNKQFTSLLALPADESDIEAVCLQQSQDNLGMFTADTRGMITHYAFTQIGQPALHNLRIFYSGPGIKACSVADNTNTLYLADEHAGVWLYDTTPEAGDGRQLVALPDGMGAEGVSARPDGTALITSPDMSGYWLYHNGNLSSETLSPDVKPESIHVSLEGNQFIAGLYDDNSDRLYYFAAPAYAAQAAPTAVAPDLSLTADIETMPVARFGDAADDPAIWVNTQNSAASLIMGTDKKSGLNIYNLDGTLRQHLPVGRVNNVDLRYNWNWLGETVDIAAASNRSTNNIDVFAVNRDSLNVRKIGAIPTDLADVYGLCMARLGNDIDIFVNGTDGRFERYRLQADGDAVRGKRVEQFAIASQPEGCVADDNTATLYFGEEEKGVWLRDISKLASANTMIASVNEKVHADIEGMALFTVDDKQYLIVSSQGNNRYAVYETTAPYPLLGTFNIVADLKGRIDGVSETDGLDASHLPLGDRFPDGLLVVQDGHNIMPTDKQNFKLVDGKKLASAIRQLR from the coding sequence GTGAAGAAAATATCCGCCCTATCTCTACTAGCGCTACTTACCAGCTCAGAACTCGCTGGCTGTCAGCAAACCGTTGACAGTACTGCTGAGGAAACTGCATTAACGCTCCAGTCCATACCCGTTTCCGGTAAAGGGTTGCGGCCGATAACACACGAAGGTAGTCGCTACTTTCTGATCACCAGCGAGCAGCGCGGCTTAATCATACTGGATGATCAGCATAACCCCGTTGCTTCTCTCGCTGGACATTATTCTCAAAGCGATATGCGTGTGCTAAACGACGACACGATGCTAATTGTTGCGTTAGATAACAACAGCAACGAAACCCGGTTAATTCGTTATCAGTGGCAAAACAAGCAGTTTACGTCTCTACTCGCGTTGCCGGCTGACGAATCAGATATTGAAGCGGTTTGTCTGCAGCAATCGCAAGACAATTTAGGTATGTTTACCGCAGATACGCGAGGAATGATTACCCATTACGCTTTTACCCAAATTGGGCAGCCAGCACTGCACAATTTGAGAATTTTCTATTCCGGCCCTGGCATTAAAGCCTGCAGCGTAGCCGATAACACAAACACGCTTTATCTCGCTGACGAACACGCGGGAGTGTGGTTATATGACACGACACCAGAAGCAGGGGATGGCCGCCAGTTAGTTGCGCTGCCAGATGGCATGGGCGCCGAAGGAGTATCTGCACGACCTGACGGCACGGCATTGATTACCTCTCCCGATATGTCCGGCTATTGGCTATATCACAATGGCAACCTCTCATCTGAGACTCTATCGCCAGACGTAAAACCGGAAAGTATTCACGTTTCCCTGGAGGGAAATCAGTTTATTGCTGGGTTATATGACGATAACTCTGACCGCTTGTACTATTTTGCTGCTCCCGCCTACGCAGCCCAAGCAGCCCCAACTGCTGTAGCACCTGACCTTAGTCTTACTGCTGATATCGAAACCATGCCAGTAGCGCGTTTTGGTGATGCTGCAGACGACCCTGCAATTTGGGTTAACACACAAAACAGCGCTGCCAGCTTAATTATGGGGACAGACAAAAAAAGCGGTTTAAATATTTACAACCTCGACGGCACCTTACGTCAGCATCTTCCCGTGGGACGAGTTAATAACGTGGATTTACGCTACAACTGGAATTGGCTGGGAGAAACCGTGGATATCGCCGCTGCAAGTAATCGCTCAACTAACAATATAGATGTGTTTGCAGTAAATCGAGATTCACTCAACGTGCGCAAAATTGGAGCCATTCCCACAGATCTGGCAGATGTCTACGGTTTGTGTATGGCTCGTCTTGGTAATGATATCGATATTTTTGTCAATGGCACTGACGGACGCTTCGAACGTTATCGTCTTCAAGCAGATGGCGATGCAGTGCGAGGAAAACGCGTGGAACAATTTGCCATTGCCAGTCAACCTGAAGGATGTGTAGCGGATGACAATACCGCAACGCTTTACTTTGGTGAGGAAGAAAAAGGGGTATGGTTGAGAGATATCAGTAAGTTAGCCAGCGCAAATACTATGATTGCCAGCGTTAACGAAAAAGTACACGCTGATATTGAAGGTATGGCGCTATTTACCGTTGATGATAAGCAGTACCTGATTGTATCGAGCCAGGGAAACAACCGTTATGCTGTATATGAAACTACTGCTCCGTACCCGCTGCTAGGTACCTTTAACATTGTTGCTGATCTTAAGGGGAGAATTGATGGCGTTTCAGAAACAGATGGTTTAGATGCCTCGCATTTGCCACTTGGGGATCGCTTTCCTGATGGTCTTTTGGTGGTGCAGGATGGCCATAATATTATGCCAACGGATAAGCAGAACTTTAAACTGGTTGATGGAAAAAAACTCGCTTCTGCTATTCGCCAGTTACGGTAA
- a CDS encoding PEP-CTERM sorting domain-containing protein, with protein MKSLKRLCSAAVLMSCSLLFATSSNAAIINQSIIVEGSVKVGQITMNLDDSLLNTGLVSSYDTDDFSLVGLSILGNSLLEFFDFEAIIDTANVAAGLEFLYFDVLETIYDDNWSYQLTYDKYNPESNFLDVFDSFNLPMIVSNDIQLVVPEPSVFALFVVAMGFMVSRRRSA; from the coding sequence ATGAAATCGTTAAAGCGTCTATGTAGTGCAGCAGTATTAATGAGTTGTTCTTTATTATTTGCAACTTCTTCCAACGCCGCAATTATCAACCAATCCATTATTGTTGAAGGCAGCGTGAAGGTGGGCCAGATTACAATGAATTTGGATGATTCGTTGTTAAATACTGGTCTAGTCAGTAGCTATGATACTGACGACTTCTCGCTGGTAGGGTTATCGATTCTGGGAAATTCGCTTTTAGAATTTTTCGATTTTGAAGCCATTATCGATACTGCTAATGTTGCAGCAGGTTTGGAGTTTCTATATTTTGATGTATTGGAAACTATTTATGATGACAACTGGAGTTACCAGTTAACGTATGACAAGTATAACCCAGAGTCCAATTTCCTGGATGTTTTTGACTCCTTTAATCTTCCGATGATTGTTTCTAACGATATCCAGTTAGTAGTGCCTGAACCTTCTGTTTTCGCATTATTTGTAGTGGCGATGGGCTTTATGGTATCTCGCCGTCGTAGTGCATAA
- a CDS encoding CBS domain-containing protein yields the protein MISLEVCDYMNVHPVKLLETMAVAEAVECLLRTKQTGGPVVDAKGRVVGFLSEQDCLQRMIESSYYREHVCRVHEIMNAPALTVKPYTSVLELAQMLLKERPRVYPVIDDEGSLVGTINRAAVLRAIDEQLQSGYRKIAM from the coding sequence ATGATATCGTTGGAAGTGTGTGATTATATGAACGTGCATCCAGTAAAACTTTTAGAGACAATGGCTGTGGCGGAAGCCGTAGAATGTTTGTTACGAACGAAGCAGACAGGGGGGCCGGTAGTGGATGCGAAAGGGCGGGTCGTAGGCTTTTTATCCGAGCAGGATTGTTTGCAAAGAATGATTGAGTCAAGCTACTATCGGGAGCACGTATGTCGGGTTCATGAAATTATGAATGCCCCGGCGTTAACAGTTAAGCCTTATACGTCAGTGCTGGAGCTGGCCCAAATGCTGCTAAAAGAAAGGCCGCGAGTTTATCCGGTGATTGATGATGAAGGCAGTTTGGTGGGAACCATTAACCGTGCAGCGGTATTACGCGCGATTGATGAGCAACTGCAATCAGGCTACCGCAAAATCGCCATGTAG
- a CDS encoding diguanylate cyclase translates to MLLCKSKDVFTFFLILLGTAISSPRVLAEDVTYCVDPNWMPYEAVRNGKHIGISADYLKLVAEITGYNFVLVPTENWDQTLAYVESGTCMVAAMMNSSPSRRRFLVFSQPYFEAPNVLVARDDTSILQGYAGIGDRLLGVVSGYRHAEYLARYYPGINVEYVESESDGLNKLASGEIDVMVGALLSINAAIISRDYKKFAIVGYAEPYDSLRFGVNKQYAFLIPKLNSAISAIPESRQVDIYKRWNNVRVISKSDYSLLIAVLIISIMFIGMLIWRRRIAEQCRRQIIQKNEEIETLQLSLLDKNRTLEFLSTHDLVTGLYNRNYIMHKAEEEISRFQRFHSPASLIVVELVSSASPARAQARHDKDEVLKAVASACLNSVREVDIAARLVSEQFIILCPQTEINAAKVLADRLLAAIPKQVEALDTTLQVAIGIAALKESQHFPEWYDDACRALYQARRHGCHKACTSG, encoded by the coding sequence TTGTTATTGTGTAAGTCGAAAGACGTCTTCACATTCTTTTTAATTCTGCTTGGAACAGCGATATCGTCGCCCAGAGTATTAGCAGAAGATGTTACATATTGCGTAGATCCCAACTGGATGCCTTACGAAGCTGTTCGTAATGGCAAGCACATTGGAATATCGGCAGATTATCTAAAGCTTGTTGCCGAAATAACAGGCTATAATTTTGTTTTGGTGCCTACAGAGAACTGGGACCAAACCCTTGCCTATGTAGAATCTGGTACTTGTATGGTCGCTGCCATGATGAATAGCAGCCCGTCTCGCCGCCGTTTTCTTGTTTTTTCACAACCCTATTTTGAAGCGCCCAACGTATTGGTCGCTCGTGATGATACTTCTATTTTGCAAGGATACGCGGGAATAGGCGATCGTTTACTTGGGGTAGTGAGCGGCTATCGCCATGCTGAATATCTAGCCCGTTATTATCCTGGTATCAATGTCGAATACGTGGAATCGGAAAGTGATGGATTAAACAAACTTGCCAGCGGTGAGATAGACGTAATGGTGGGTGCTTTACTTAGCATTAATGCCGCTATTATCAGTAGAGATTATAAAAAATTTGCTATTGTTGGTTATGCAGAACCTTACGACTCTCTTCGCTTCGGCGTGAATAAGCAGTATGCGTTTCTGATCCCCAAGCTCAACAGCGCAATTAGCGCCATTCCGGAATCTCGGCAAGTAGATATTTATAAACGCTGGAATAATGTCCGTGTTATCTCAAAAAGTGATTACAGCCTGCTAATAGCGGTATTAATTATCAGTATCATGTTTATAGGTATGCTGATATGGCGAAGACGGATAGCAGAGCAGTGTCGTCGCCAAATTATTCAAAAAAACGAAGAAATTGAAACGCTGCAGTTATCATTGCTGGACAAAAACCGCACGCTCGAATTTCTCTCTACCCATGATTTAGTCACCGGCCTCTACAACCGTAACTATATCATGCACAAAGCAGAAGAAGAGATATCCCGATTCCAGCGCTTTCATTCGCCGGCTAGTTTAATAGTCGTTGAATTGGTAAGCTCTGCCTCGCCAGCTCGCGCGCAGGCGCGTCATGATAAAGATGAAGTATTAAAAGCAGTTGCATCAGCATGTCTGAATTCAGTGCGAGAAGTAGATATTGCGGCCCGGTTGGTTTCAGAACAATTTATTATTTTATGCCCTCAAACCGAAATAAATGCGGCCAAAGTGCTTGCTGACAGGCTATTGGCTGCAATTCCCAAGCAGGTAGAAGCGCTCGATACTACCTTGCAGGTAGCAATAGGCATTGCTGCACTTAAAGAAAGCCAACACTTTCCTGAATGGTATGATGATGCCTGCAGAGCGCTGTACCAGGCTCGACGACACGGTTGTCATAAAGCCTGCACATCGGGGTAA
- a CDS encoding TonB-dependent receptor, protein MPMKYRLTPLAKATLLACSLTLVTPVSAADNGMIVGQLSNADNSRVFAGARVTIKELNLSTESRRDGSFHFAALPAGNYTLQASYLGAQPFTQVVTVEEGEINTLTITLSSGNNAIADILVRGQRSGQASAINQQRVADNISSVVSADAIGQFPDQNAAESLQRLPGLSIERDQGEGRFVGIRGIDPNLNNVTINGLNIPSPESGVRSVALDVIPSELIQTLEVSKSVTSDMDADAIGGTIAVKSVSAFDHKEDTASLTIQGSQNTLRDKTSPKLSGSMTHKFSQQVGIAAALSWFDREFGSDNIESNGDDELEQRFYTINRERLGGAVNLDYRPDFNNQYFIRTLYSEFSDDEYRQGNIFTFDEEDSEIARESKDRYETQSIFTVTAGGEHQLDVWDLAWQLGYAKSDEDEPDALYYTFITENASIDADLATSIPQVVQNNDAMDLSTYDLDEISFEDNYTKDVETSVKIDIKRAVDYGRYKGEIKFGTKYRSREKDRNSQIFIYDGDVAGIDSATFGTSAPDWGLGEFGPGLNRQLLRENFNESRSELELVALDSELESKGASYVNEEDIFAAYAMTSVDIGKLHIVAGLRYEITDFSTRGMRVELVADEQADIEQVVNTPWESARDYDYLLPSVNLRYSISEDVIIRAAFTQTLSRPSFEDVAAYQIIETTTQEEEGGFVTEREATVGNPLLNPYEADNFDLSVEYYPGDIGVLSAGLFYKKIDNFIVYADVAGSEEWVGYDEVVQAINGSSADLSGIELSWVKAFNNGFLVSANSTFSTSDATTLFDGEEIDMSLPNQSDRVGNLTVGYEANDWSLRLTMSYKSENLEELDGDMIRIEDDHQQVDFMAKYFINEDMQIYFNAINLNDEPFYHYFDQRDRNAQYEEYGRTFQLGFTWQIR, encoded by the coding sequence ACTATACGCTGCAAGCCAGTTATCTCGGCGCCCAACCATTCACGCAGGTTGTAACGGTTGAAGAGGGAGAAATTAACACCCTTACGATTACCTTAAGTAGTGGCAACAACGCCATTGCCGATATATTGGTGCGGGGGCAACGCAGTGGGCAGGCTAGCGCCATCAATCAGCAGCGGGTAGCTGATAACATTTCTTCGGTGGTGTCTGCCGATGCCATCGGCCAGTTTCCCGATCAAAATGCAGCGGAATCGTTACAGCGACTTCCTGGTCTCTCTATCGAACGGGATCAGGGCGAAGGCCGCTTTGTGGGAATTCGCGGCATTGATCCTAACCTTAACAACGTCACCATAAACGGCCTTAACATTCCTTCACCGGAGTCCGGCGTTCGCTCAGTCGCCTTGGACGTAATTCCTTCCGAGCTTATCCAGACCCTGGAAGTTTCAAAGTCGGTTACATCGGATATGGATGCCGATGCTATTGGGGGAACCATCGCGGTAAAAAGTGTCAGCGCCTTTGATCACAAAGAAGACACAGCCAGTCTTACCATTCAAGGCAGCCAAAATACGCTTCGCGATAAAACCAGCCCAAAGTTATCTGGCAGTATGACGCATAAATTCAGCCAGCAGGTAGGTATTGCGGCGGCGCTCTCCTGGTTTGATCGCGAGTTTGGTTCCGATAATATTGAGAGTAATGGCGATGATGAGCTGGAGCAAAGGTTTTATACAATTAATCGCGAACGGCTTGGCGGTGCAGTAAACCTGGATTATCGTCCAGATTTCAACAACCAATATTTTATTCGCACCCTTTACAGTGAATTTTCTGATGATGAATACCGCCAAGGGAACATCTTTACCTTCGATGAAGAAGATTCGGAAATTGCTCGTGAAAGCAAAGATCGATACGAAACCCAGTCTATTTTTACTGTCACTGCGGGGGGCGAACATCAGTTAGATGTTTGGGATCTGGCCTGGCAGCTGGGGTACGCAAAATCTGACGAGGATGAACCCGATGCCCTGTATTACACGTTCATCACCGAGAATGCGAGCATTGACGCTGATCTGGCGACTTCCATCCCGCAGGTTGTGCAAAACAACGATGCCATGGATCTGTCTACGTACGATTTAGACGAAATCAGCTTTGAAGATAATTACACTAAAGACGTTGAAACCAGCGTTAAGATTGATATTAAACGTGCCGTAGACTACGGCCGTTACAAAGGTGAGATTAAGTTTGGAACCAAGTACCGCAGCCGTGAGAAAGACCGGAATAGCCAAATTTTTATTTATGACGGCGATGTTGCGGGAATCGATTCAGCCACCTTTGGCACCAGCGCACCTGACTGGGGCCTGGGCGAGTTCGGGCCCGGTCTGAACCGCCAATTGTTACGCGAAAACTTCAACGAAAGCCGCAGTGAGCTTGAACTGGTTGCATTGGATTCAGAACTGGAATCTAAAGGTGCTTCTTACGTTAATGAAGAAGACATTTTTGCCGCCTATGCGATGACCAGCGTCGACATCGGTAAATTACACATTGTGGCAGGCTTACGGTACGAAATAACGGATTTTAGTACCCGTGGAATGCGTGTAGAACTGGTGGCAGACGAGCAAGCTGATATAGAACAAGTTGTGAACACGCCATGGGAAAGCGCGCGGGATTACGATTATCTGTTACCGAGTGTGAATCTGCGCTATTCAATTAGCGAAGACGTTATTATTCGCGCCGCCTTTACACAAACCCTTTCCCGCCCCAGCTTCGAAGATGTTGCGGCCTACCAGATTATTGAAACCACCACGCAGGAAGAAGAAGGCGGATTTGTTACCGAGCGGGAAGCGACTGTGGGTAACCCGCTGCTTAATCCCTACGAAGCGGATAATTTCGACCTTTCGGTGGAATATTATCCTGGGGATATCGGAGTGCTTTCAGCAGGACTGTTCTACAAAAAAATCGATAATTTCATTGTTTATGCTGACGTTGCCGGTAGTGAAGAATGGGTGGGCTACGATGAGGTTGTTCAGGCCATTAATGGTAGCTCAGCAGACTTAAGCGGCATCGAGCTTTCCTGGGTCAAAGCCTTCAACAACGGTTTTTTAGTTTCGGCTAACAGTACGTTTTCAACGTCTGATGCCACCACCCTGTTTGACGGTGAAGAGATAGACATGAGTTTGCCGAATCAATCGGATCGCGTTGGCAACCTCACCGTGGGATATGAAGCTAACGATTGGAGTCTGCGCCTGACCATGTCATATAAAAGCGAAAATCTGGAAGAGCTGGATGGTGACATGATCCGCATCGAAGACGACCACCAGCAAGTTGATTTTATGGCGAAATACTTTATCAACGAGGATATGCAGATTTACTTTAACGCCATTAACTTAAACGACGAGCCATTTTACCATTACTTCGACCAGCGCGATCGCAACGCGCAGTATGAAGAATATGGCAGAACGTTTCAGTTAGGTTTTACCTGGCAAATCCGCTAA
- a CDS encoding isoaspartyl peptidase/L-asparaginase family protein: MTLGGVANAKDSAPVAIAIHGGAGTILKENFTPELEAQYAATLKKAVEHGYALLQRGEPGEKAVVETIQILENSPLFNAGIGAVYTYDEEHELDASIMHGGTLNAGAVAGVKTIRSPIAAALAVMQVSPHVMLAGAGAEAFAQEQGMSPVDNHIFDTQKRLKSLRQAKARMEKAGITHGGQRSNERFGTVGAVVLDKHGNIVAGTSTGGMTAKRYGRIGDAPIIGAGTFADNASCAVSATGHGEYFIRYHVAADICARVKYQHDSLEQAADDVINNVLVKAGGDGGVIAIDAQGNIAMPFNSKGMYRAKIDTNGKLAVGIFREWLPTSL, from the coding sequence ATGACACTTGGCGGGGTCGCTAATGCCAAAGACAGTGCGCCCGTCGCTATTGCCATTCATGGCGGAGCTGGCACCATATTAAAAGAAAATTTCACCCCGGAATTGGAAGCGCAATATGCCGCCACCTTAAAAAAAGCGGTGGAGCACGGTTATGCGCTGCTACAAAGGGGGGAGCCTGGTGAAAAGGCGGTGGTAGAAACCATTCAGATATTGGAAAACTCACCGTTGTTTAATGCCGGAATCGGCGCCGTATACACCTATGATGAAGAACATGAGCTGGATGCTTCGATAATGCACGGCGGTACCCTCAACGCCGGGGCTGTAGCCGGTGTAAAAACGATTCGTAGCCCTATAGCGGCGGCGCTGGCAGTGATGCAAGTCTCCCCGCACGTCATGTTGGCAGGTGCGGGTGCCGAAGCGTTTGCCCAGGAGCAGGGCATGTCACCGGTTGATAATCATATATTTGATACACAAAAGCGCCTTAAATCGCTCAGGCAAGCGAAAGCACGAATGGAGAAAGCAGGCATAACCCATGGCGGGCAGCGAAGTAATGAACGGTTTGGGACAGTGGGGGCCGTGGTGCTGGATAAGCACGGAAATATAGTCGCTGGCACATCGACCGGGGGAATGACCGCTAAACGTTACGGGCGGATAGGCGATGCACCGATAATCGGAGCTGGCACTTTTGCCGATAACGCCAGTTGCGCCGTTTCTGCTACCGGTCATGGCGAGTATTTTATCCGCTACCACGTGGCCGCAGATATATGCGCTCGGGTTAAGTATCAGCACGATAGTCTGGAACAGGCTGCCGACGACGTGATTAACAATGTATTAGTAAAAGCGGGTGGAGACGGCGGCGTAATCGCCATAGACGCACAGGGCAATATTGCCATGCCATTTAATTCAAAAGGTATGTATCGAGCAAAAATAGATACAAATGGAAAATTGGCCGTAGGTATATTTCGGGAATGGCTTCCTACTTCTCTTTAA